A portion of the Tenacibaculum todarodis genome contains these proteins:
- a CDS encoding M16 family metallopeptidase, translating into MKKSILTLASVFLIAFSANAQKVEFEEYDLDNGMHVILHQDKSAPVIITSVMYGVGGKDGDRKRTGFAHFFEHLLFEGTENIGKGEWFKIVSSNGGRNNANTSQDRTYYYEIFPSNKLELGLWMESERLLHPIIGQDGVDTQNEVVKEEKRQRTRAYSNILPEISKNIFKVHPYKDPNVGYMDHLDAATLEEFLAFNKKYYVPNNATLVVAGDIDIASAKKMIKDYFGPIPRGPEVVRNFPKEEPITQEFKAKAYDENIQIPAIIAAYRTPSFKTRDSKVLDMISTYLSGGKSSVLYKKMVDTQKQALAVQAVNISQQDYGVYALFSLPLGKTTLDQLVAEMDEEIVKIQTDLISEKAFQKIQNQFENRYVNSNSSVVGIANSLARYNVMYGDTNLINTEIDVYRSVTREEIREVAKKYLNKNQRLILEYLPKKK; encoded by the coding sequence ATGAAAAAAAGTATTTTAACTCTTGCTTCAGTATTTTTGATTGCATTTTCAGCAAATGCACAAAAAGTTGAATTTGAAGAGTACGATTTAGATAACGGAATGCACGTTATTTTACATCAAGACAAATCTGCTCCTGTAATTATTACCTCTGTAATGTATGGAGTTGGTGGTAAAGATGGAGATAGAAAAAGAACAGGTTTTGCACATTTCTTTGAACACCTTTTATTTGAAGGTACAGAAAATATTGGAAAAGGAGAATGGTTTAAAATTGTGTCTTCTAATGGTGGAAGGAATAATGCTAATACGTCTCAAGATAGAACCTATTATTATGAGATCTTCCCTTCAAACAAATTAGAATTAGGTCTTTGGATGGAATCTGAACGCTTATTACATCCAATTATTGGTCAAGATGGTGTTGATACACAGAACGAAGTTGTAAAAGAAGAGAAAAGACAACGTACAAGAGCATATTCTAATATTTTACCAGAAATTTCTAAAAACATATTTAAAGTACACCCATATAAAGACCCAAATGTTGGGTATATGGATCATTTAGATGCGGCAACGTTAGAAGAATTTTTAGCTTTTAATAAAAAATATTATGTACCAAATAATGCAACTTTAGTTGTTGCTGGTGATATTGATATTGCTTCTGCAAAGAAAATGATTAAAGATTATTTTGGTCCAATACCAAGAGGACCAGAGGTTGTAAGAAATTTCCCGAAGGAAGAGCCAATTACGCAAGAGTTTAAAGCGAAAGCGTATGACGAGAATATTCAAATACCAGCTATTATTGCTGCGTATAGAACACCTTCTTTTAAAACAAGAGATTCTAAAGTTTTAGATATGATTTCTACGTATTTAAGTGGAGGAAAAAGCTCTGTTTTATACAAGAAAATGGTAGACACTCAAAAGCAAGCTCTAGCAGTGCAAGCGGTAAATATTAGTCAACAAGATTATGGTGTTTATGCACTTTTTTCTCTTCCACTAGGTAAAACTACTTTAGATCAGTTAGTGGCTGAAATGGATGAAGAAATAGTTAAAATTCAAACAGATTTAATTTCTGAAAAAGCGTTTCAAAAGATTCAAAATCAATTTGAAAATAGATATGTAAATTCTAACTCAAGCGTTGTTGGTATTGCTAATTCTTTGGCAAGATATAATGTAATGTATGGAGATACTAATTTAATTAATACTGAAATAGATGTTTACAGGTCTGTTACTAGAGAAGAAATTAGAGAAGTTGCAAAGAAATACTTAAATAAAAATCAAAGATTAATCTTAGAATATTTACCTAAGAAAAAATAA
- the rplU gene encoding 50S ribosomal protein L21, whose product MYAIVEIAGQQFKVAKDQKVYVHRLQEAEGSKVTFDNVMLIEDKGGVTIGAPAIEGAAVTAKILGHLKGDKVIVFKKKRRKGYKKKNGHRQYLSEIQIESIAASGAKKTTAKKAAPKKETVKAEAKKAAPKKSSKADDLKKIEGIGPKIAETLVAAGLATFADLAKAKPAAISEIIAGVRGNHVTDTWPKQAKLAADGKWDELKDLQDILDGGVEK is encoded by the coding sequence ATGTACGCAATCGTAGAGATAGCAGGGCAGCAATTTAAAGTAGCGAAAGACCAAAAGGTTTACGTTCACCGTTTACAAGAAGCAGAAGGATCAAAAGTAACTTTTGATAACGTAATGCTTATTGAAGATAAAGGTGGAGTAACTATTGGCGCCCCAGCTATAGAAGGAGCCGCAGTAACGGCAAAAATTCTAGGTCACTTAAAAGGTGATAAAGTAATCGTTTTCAAAAAGAAAAGAAGAAAAGGTTACAAGAAGAAAAATGGACACAGACAGTATTTAAGTGAGATTCAGATTGAATCTATCGCTGCTTCTGGTGCTAAAAAAACAACTGCTAAGAAAGCTGCTCCTAAAAAGGAAACAGTAAAGGCTGAAGCTAAAAAAGCTGCTCCTAAAAAATCTTCTAAAGCAGATGATTTAAAGAAAATTGAAGGTATTGGTCCTAAAATTGCAGAAACTTTAGTAGCTGCAGGTTTAGCAACTTTTGCAGATTTAGCAAAAGCAAAACCAGCTGCAATTTCTGAAATTATTGCAGGTGTTCGTGGAAACCACGTAACAGATACTTGGCCAAAACAAGCTAAATTAGCTGCAGATGGTAAGTGGGATGAATTAAAAGATTTACAAGATATATTAGACGGAGGAGTTGAAAAATAA
- the rpmA gene encoding 50S ribosomal protein L27 yields MAHKKGVGSSKNGRESESKRLGVKIFGGQAAIAGNILVRQRGTTHNPGENVYMGKDHTLHAKVDGVVDFKKKRDNKSYVSIIPFEA; encoded by the coding sequence ATGGCACATAAAAAAGGTGTAGGTAGTTCGAAGAATGGTAGAGAATCAGAATCGAAACGACTAGGAGTAAAGATTTTTGGAGGACAAGCTGCAATTGCAGGTAATATTCTTGTCCGTCAAAGAGGTACAACTCACAATCCAGGTGAAAATGTATATATGGGAAAAGACCATACATTACATGCTAAGGTTGATGGTGTTGTAGATTTCAAAAAGAAAAGAGACAACAAATCTTACGTTTCTATTATTCCTTTCGAGGCTTAA
- a CDS encoding 3-deoxy-D-manno-octulosonic acid transferase: MNFLYNILVFIASLLLPLIALFNKKIKLFVDGRKETFTKLSSINKTDKVIWFHAASLGEFEQAIPIIEELKNKYDNYKIVVTFFSPSGYEIRKNYALADIVCYLPLDSKSKMKKLLEIVHPTVAIFIKYEFWPNLLSQLKRKEIPTILVSGILREKQSFFKWYGGFMREKLNTFNHFFVQNEESKKLLKSINLNNVTIAGDTRFDRVSTILNQDNRLDFISEFKNSKYVIVAGSTWQEDEELLVNYINNEASEEEKFIIAPHNINQKNIEILKNSILKKTVLFSAKGNTSLAEYQVFIIDTIGILTKIYSYADTTYVGGGLKTGLHNILEPATFGVPIVIGNKYKKFKEAEDLVALKGCISINNQEEFSTIFTKFKADENYRKSTGNINKKYIQENLGATPLVVNYLKNIL; encoded by the coding sequence ATGAATTTTCTTTACAATATATTAGTTTTTATTGCATCTCTTTTATTACCATTGATAGCTTTATTCAATAAAAAAATAAAGTTATTTGTTGATGGAAGAAAAGAAACATTTACAAAACTATCTTCTATCAATAAAACCGATAAAGTAATTTGGTTCCATGCGGCTTCTTTGGGCGAATTTGAACAAGCAATACCTATTATAGAAGAGCTTAAAAATAAATACGATAATTATAAAATTGTTGTAACCTTCTTCTCTCCTTCTGGATATGAAATAAGAAAAAATTACGCTTTAGCAGATATTGTATGCTATCTTCCTTTAGACTCTAAAAGTAAGATGAAGAAATTATTAGAAATTGTTCACCCTACAGTTGCAATATTTATAAAGTATGAATTCTGGCCAAACCTTTTAAGTCAGTTAAAACGAAAAGAAATTCCTACTATTTTAGTTTCAGGAATTTTAAGAGAGAAACAATCATTCTTTAAATGGTATGGGGGTTTTATGAGAGAAAAGCTGAATACTTTCAATCACTTTTTTGTTCAAAATGAAGAATCGAAAAAACTCTTAAAATCTATTAATTTAAACAACGTTACAATTGCTGGAGACACTCGTTTTGATAGAGTTTCAACAATCTTAAACCAAGACAATAGGTTAGATTTTATTTCTGAATTTAAAAATAGTAAATATGTAATTGTTGCCGGAAGTACTTGGCAAGAAGATGAAGAATTATTGGTAAACTACATCAATAACGAAGCATCTGAAGAAGAAAAATTTATTATTGCTCCACACAACATCAATCAAAAAAATATTGAAATTTTAAAAAATTCAATCTTAAAAAAGACGGTGTTATTTTCTGCTAAAGGGAATACAAGCTTAGCAGAATATCAAGTTTTTATTATTGATACTATTGGGATATTAACCAAAATATATTCTTACGCAGATACTACTTATGTTGGTGGCGGATTAAAAACTGGCTTGCATAATATTTTAGAACCCGCTACTTTTGGAGTTCCTATTGTTATTGGAAACAAATACAAAAAGTTTAAAGAAGCTGAAGATTTGGTAGCTTTAAAAGGTTGTATTTCAATTAATAATCAAGAAGAGTTTTCTACTATTTTTACAAAATTTAAAGCAGATGAAAACTATAGAAAATCAACAGGAAATATCAACAAAAAATATATTCAAGAAAATTTAGGAGCAACTCCTTTAGTTGTTAATTATTTAAAAAACATACTTTAA
- a CDS encoding YeeE/YedE family protein, with translation MEFITQPWPWFIGGPLIAISLLLYFYFGKNFGVSTNLETLCTMAGAGKISDYFKKDWKERDFALLFVVGLIIGGFISSTYLIPNQTIDLNPKTIKELTDLGFSNVGNQYFPDEIFSKEAFSSIKGFLILLVSGIFVGFGTRYAGGCTSGHAITGLSSLQLPSLLAVIGFFIGGIIATWFIIPLIF, from the coding sequence ATGGAATTTATAACACAACCTTGGCCGTGGTTTATAGGCGGACCATTAATAGCAATATCTTTATTGCTATACTTTTATTTTGGTAAAAACTTTGGAGTTTCTACTAATTTAGAAACGCTGTGTACAATGGCTGGTGCAGGTAAAATTTCAGACTATTTTAAAAAGGATTGGAAAGAACGAGATTTCGCTTTACTATTTGTAGTTGGTTTAATTATTGGCGGTTTTATTTCTTCAACTTATTTAATTCCTAATCAAACTATAGATTTAAATCCAAAAACAATTAAGGAACTTACAGATTTAGGTTTTTCTAATGTTGGTAATCAATATTTTCCAGATGAAATTTTTAGCAAAGAAGCTTTCTCTTCTATAAAAGGATTTTTAATTCTTTTAGTTTCAGGTATTTTCGTAGGCTTTGGAACACGTTATGCTGGCGGTTGTACTTCTGGACATGCAATTACTGGTTTAAGTAGTTTACAACTACCTTCATTATTAGCAGTAATTGGATTTTTTATTGGTGGTATTATTGCCACTTGGTTTATAATCCCTTTAATATTTTAG
- a CDS encoding DUF6691 family protein has translation MKNIKFLILGIFFAIVLSKTQAISWYRFYEMFKFQSFHMYGIIGGAVIVSMVFMQLFKSGKIKDINGNWIVPKPKKKGTIRTILGGTFFGLGWGISGACAAPIFVILGFELIPAIILLIGALIGAFVYGLLSKKLPH, from the coding sequence ATGAAAAACATCAAATTTTTAATCTTAGGAATCTTTTTTGCAATCGTTTTAAGCAAAACTCAAGCAATTTCTTGGTATCGTTTTTATGAAATGTTTAAGTTTCAATCTTTTCACATGTATGGAATTATAGGTGGCGCCGTAATTGTTTCAATGGTTTTTATGCAACTTTTTAAAAGTGGAAAAATAAAAGACATTAATGGAAATTGGATTGTGCCAAAACCGAAGAAAAAAGGAACTATCAGAACAATTTTAGGTGGAACATTCTTTGGTTTAGGTTGGGGGATTTCTGGCGCTTGTGCTGCTCCAATTTTTGTGATACTAGGATTTGAATTGATCCCTGCAATCATTTTATTAATTGGTGCTTTAATAGGTGCTTTTGTGTATGGTTTGTTGAGTAAAAAACTACCTCATTAA
- a CDS encoding DUF4230 domain-containing protein, whose translation MRFLKYVAVFLLGFLVAKFWYDQKEINHKQEEIQVVVNSIKDLSKLVVSEGTFSEMYNYSDSKKYFYDYLSFDKKAIISVNAKVEVGYDLSKMDIQIDSITKQIIINKIPVEEVLISPDIKYFDLQQSNFNSFTKDELNKINQKSIDKIKETVELSRLKIEAKKRLFEELSKIYQLSSIYKWEVVDNTNQNLLEKLPKFKD comes from the coding sequence ATGCGTTTTTTAAAATATGTAGCTGTTTTTTTATTAGGTTTTTTGGTTGCTAAGTTTTGGTACGATCAAAAGGAAATTAATCATAAACAAGAAGAAATTCAAGTTGTTGTAAATTCAATTAAAGACTTGAGTAAATTGGTGGTTTCTGAAGGAACATTTTCTGAAATGTACAATTATTCAGATTCAAAAAAATACTTCTACGATTATTTATCTTTTGATAAAAAGGCAATTATCTCTGTAAATGCTAAAGTTGAGGTTGGATACGATTTGTCTAAAATGGATATTCAAATAGACTCAATTACAAAGCAAATTATAATTAATAAAATCCCTGTAGAAGAGGTTTTAATTTCTCCAGATATTAAATATTTCGATTTGCAACAAAGTAACTTTAACTCTTTTACAAAAGACGAGCTGAATAAAATCAATCAAAAAAGTATTGATAAAATAAAAGAAACGGTTGAATTATCTAGACTAAAGATTGAGGCAAAAAAACGATTGTTTGAAGAATTGTCTAAAATTTATCAGCTTTCATCTATTTACAAATGGGAAGTTGTAGATAATACTAATCAAAATTTATTAGAAAAGCTCCCTAAGTTTAAAGATTAA
- a CDS encoding lipoprotein signal peptidase, which translates to MSKKYIAILTIFLALLIDQISKIYIKTHFVLGEEVTVFSDWFVIHFTENNGMAWGFEFGGKTGKLFLTLFRLVAVTGIMYWLTKTIKRNTHTAVIVAISLIFAGAVGNIIDSVFYGIIFDTPYNGVATLFAEKPYGEMFYGKVVDMLYFPMWEGTLPEWLPFFGGKYFTFFNAIFNGADSWIFIGTVLLFIFNKQAFPKED; encoded by the coding sequence ATGTCAAAAAAATATATTGCAATTCTTACTATTTTCCTTGCCTTATTAATAGATCAAATAAGTAAGATTTATATAAAAACACATTTTGTTTTAGGTGAAGAAGTTACTGTGTTTTCAGACTGGTTTGTTATTCATTTTACAGAAAATAATGGAATGGCTTGGGGTTTTGAGTTTGGTGGTAAAACAGGCAAGCTATTTTTAACTTTATTTAGATTAGTAGCGGTTACTGGTATTATGTATTGGTTAACAAAAACAATAAAAAGAAACACTCATACAGCAGTTATAGTAGCAATTTCATTGATCTTTGCTGGTGCAGTTGGTAATATTATTGACTCTGTTTTTTACGGAATTATTTTTGACACACCATATAACGGAGTAGCAACACTATTTGCTGAGAAACCATACGGAGAAATGTTCTACGGAAAGGTAGTAGATATGTTGTATTTCCCGATGTGGGAAGGAACTTTACCTGAATGGTTACCTTTCTTTGGAGGAAAATACTTTACATTCTTTAATGCAATTTTTAATGGTGCAGATTCTTGGATTTTTATAGGTACTGTTTTGCTTTTTATCTTTAATAAACAAGCGTTTCCGAAGGAAGATTAA
- a CDS encoding TraR/DksA family transcriptional regulator, giving the protein MADSIAKYSEEDLNEFKEIILKKKARAEEDLALLQSSYKNGSDNGTDDTSPQFRSFDDGADVMSKESNVQLAIRQEKFLRDLKNALLRIENGTYGVCRVTGKLIQKERLKLVPHATLSIEAKRKQ; this is encoded by the coding sequence ATGGCAGATAGTATAGCTAAATATTCTGAAGAAGATTTAAACGAATTTAAAGAGATTATCTTAAAAAAGAAAGCACGTGCTGAAGAAGATTTAGCATTATTGCAAAGCTCATATAAAAATGGATCTGACAACGGTACAGATGATACATCACCGCAATTTAGATCGTTTGATGATGGAGCAGATGTAATGAGTAAAGAATCTAACGTACAGTTAGCAATAAGACAAGAGAAGTTTCTTAGAGATTTAAAAAACGCCTTGTTACGTATAGAAAACGGAACGTACGGAGTTTGTAGAGTTACTGGTAAATTAATTCAGAAAGAACGATTAAAACTTGTGCCTCATGCAACGTTAAGCATTGAAGCAAAACGCAAACAATAA
- the ileS gene encoding isoleucine--tRNA ligase has protein sequence MSVKFAEYKQLDLPKVAEEILNYWEENNIFEKSVTTREGAEPYVFFEGPPSANGLPGVHHVLARAIKDIFPRYKTMKGYQVKRKAGWDTHGLPIELGVEKELGITKEDIGKTISVEDYNAACRKAVMRYTDIWHDLTNKMGYWVNMDDPYITYDPKYMESVWWLLKEIYTKKLMYKGYTIQPYSPKAGTGLSSHELNQPGTYQDVTDTTIVAQFKAIEETLPEFLQNEGTIYFLAWTTTPWTLPSNTALTVGNKIDYVLVETYNQYTFKPMNVILAKNLVGKQFDKKFNKVEEKSELLGYKEGDKKIPFYVVKEFKGKDLVGIKYEQLLEYVLPYENAENAFRVISGDFVTTEDGTGIVHTAPTFGADDALVAKQATPEIPPLLVLDDNGNTVPLVDLQGKFRPEMGEFAGKYVKNEYYTDGEAPEKSVDVELAIKLKTENKAFKVEKYVHSYPNCWRTDKPILYYPLDSWFIKVTDVKDKMFKLNETINWKPKSTGEGRFGNWLANANDWNLSRSRYWGIPLPIWRTEDGKEEICIGSVEELKAEMAKAVAAGVLAKDIYQDFEVGNMSNENYAKIDLHKNIVDEITLVSASGQPMKRESDLIDVWFDSGSMPYAQWHYPFENKEKIDKNESFPADFIAEGVDQTRGWFYTLHAIATMVFDSVAYKNVVSNGLVLDKNGHKMSKRLGNATDPFETLSTYGADATRWYMISNANPWDNLKFDVEGIAEVKRKFFGTLYNTYSFFCLYANIDKFDYSEDDVPLNERPEIDRWILSELNTLIKKVDEAYNEYEPTKATRAINSFVQDHLSNWYVRLCRRRFWKGEYEQDKISAYQTLYTCMLTVAKLSAPVAPFFMDRLYQDLMATTQQETFESIHLSTFPVYNEAIIDKALERKMEDAQTISSLVLSLRAKEKIKVRQPLQKIMIPVLDDAQKASILAVSDLIKSEVNVKEIELLDDASDILVKQIKPNFKTLGPKFGKDMKLVANVVQGFTAEDIQKIEKDEKISLEINEKMITLEVSDVVITSKDIEGWLVANSDGITVALDVTISDDLRKEGIARELVNRIQNARKDSGLEVTDKIKLTVLNFEDLAESVSINKDYIMSETLTNELVFVDALENGTEIEFDTIKSKILIQKM, from the coding sequence ATGAGCGTAAAATTCGCAGAATATAAGCAGTTAGATTTACCAAAAGTAGCAGAAGAAATTTTAAACTATTGGGAAGAAAATAATATTTTCGAAAAGAGTGTAACTACAAGAGAAGGTGCAGAACCTTATGTGTTTTTTGAAGGACCTCCTTCAGCAAATGGTTTACCAGGAGTTCACCATGTTTTAGCACGTGCCATTAAAGATATTTTTCCACGTTATAAAACCATGAAAGGTTACCAAGTTAAGCGTAAAGCAGGTTGGGATACACACGGTTTACCAATTGAATTAGGCGTAGAAAAAGAATTAGGTATTACCAAAGAAGATATTGGTAAAACTATTTCTGTAGAAGATTACAACGCAGCTTGTAGAAAAGCGGTAATGCGTTACACAGATATTTGGCACGATTTAACCAACAAAATGGGTTATTGGGTAAATATGGATGATCCATATATTACCTACGATCCAAAATATATGGAATCGGTTTGGTGGTTGTTAAAAGAAATTTACACCAAAAAATTGATGTATAAAGGGTATACAATTCAGCCTTATTCACCAAAAGCCGGAACTGGTTTAAGCTCGCACGAGTTAAACCAACCAGGAACGTATCAAGATGTAACCGATACAACTATTGTTGCACAGTTTAAAGCTATTGAAGAAACACTTCCAGAATTTTTACAAAACGAAGGAACTATCTACTTTTTAGCATGGACAACAACACCTTGGACATTGCCAAGTAATACAGCGTTAACCGTTGGAAATAAAATTGATTATGTGTTGGTTGAAACTTACAATCAATATACATTTAAACCAATGAATGTTATTTTGGCTAAAAACTTAGTCGGAAAACAGTTTGATAAAAAATTCAATAAAGTTGAAGAGAAATCTGAACTTTTAGGCTATAAAGAAGGCGATAAAAAGATTCCTTTTTATGTTGTAAAAGAATTTAAAGGAAAAGATTTAGTCGGTATAAAATACGAACAATTATTAGAGTATGTATTGCCTTATGAAAATGCTGAAAATGCATTTAGAGTAATTTCCGGAGATTTTGTTACTACAGAAGACGGAACCGGAATTGTACATACAGCACCAACTTTTGGAGCAGATGATGCGTTGGTTGCAAAACAAGCAACACCAGAAATTCCACCTCTATTAGTTTTAGATGATAACGGAAACACCGTTCCGTTGGTAGATTTACAAGGAAAATTTAGACCAGAAATGGGTGAATTTGCTGGTAAATATGTCAAAAACGAATATTATACAGATGGTGAAGCACCAGAAAAATCTGTAGATGTTGAATTAGCAATTAAATTAAAAACAGAAAATAAAGCATTTAAGGTTGAGAAATATGTGCACAGTTATCCAAACTGTTGGCGTACAGACAAACCAATTTTATATTATCCATTAGACTCTTGGTTTATTAAAGTTACAGACGTTAAAGACAAGATGTTTAAACTGAATGAAACCATTAATTGGAAACCAAAGTCAACCGGAGAAGGTCGTTTTGGAAACTGGTTAGCAAATGCAAACGATTGGAATTTATCTCGTTCTCGTTATTGGGGAATTCCATTACCAATCTGGAGAACAGAAGACGGTAAAGAAGAAATTTGTATTGGTTCTGTTGAAGAATTAAAAGCCGAAATGGCAAAAGCTGTTGCAGCAGGAGTTTTAGCAAAAGATATTTACCAAGATTTTGAAGTTGGTAATATGTCAAACGAAAACTATGCTAAAATAGATTTACATAAAAATATAGTTGATGAAATTACTTTAGTTTCAGCAAGTGGACAACCAATGAAACGCGAAAGCGATTTAATTGATGTTTGGTTTGATTCTGGTTCAATGCCTTATGCACAATGGCATTATCCGTTTGAAAACAAAGAGAAAATTGATAAAAACGAATCGTTTCCAGCAGATTTTATTGCAGAAGGTGTAGATCAAACAAGAGGTTGGTTTTATACATTACACGCAATTGCAACTATGGTTTTTGATTCTGTAGCGTATAAAAATGTTGTTTCTAACGGGTTAGTGTTAGATAAAAATGGACATAAAATGTCTAAGCGTTTAGGAAACGCAACAGATCCTTTTGAAACATTATCAACTTATGGAGCAGATGCAACGCGTTGGTATATGATTTCAAATGCAAATCCGTGGGACAATTTAAAGTTTGATGTTGAAGGAATAGCAGAGGTAAAACGTAAGTTCTTCGGGACATTATATAATACGTATTCGTTCTTCTGTTTATACGCAAACATTGATAAGTTTGATTATTCAGAAGATGATGTTCCATTAAATGAACGTCCAGAAATAGATCGTTGGATTCTTTCAGAATTAAATACCTTAATCAAGAAAGTAGACGAAGCGTATAATGAATATGAGCCAACAAAAGCAACAAGAGCCATAAATAGCTTTGTGCAAGATCATTTAAGCAATTGGTATGTTCGTTTATGTAGAAGACGTTTTTGGAAAGGAGAATATGAGCAAGATAAAATTTCTGCGTACCAAACGTTATATACTTGTATGTTAACTGTTGCAAAATTAAGTGCACCAGTTGCTCCATTTTTCATGGACAGATTGTATCAAGATTTAATGGCTACAACGCAACAAGAAACGTTTGAAAGTATTCATTTATCAACTTTTCCTGTTTATAATGAAGCAATTATAGACAAAGCGTTAGAACGTAAAATGGAAGATGCACAAACTATTTCATCTTTAGTATTATCGTTAAGAGCTAAGGAGAAAATAAAGGTTCGTCAACCGTTACAAAAAATAATGATTCCTGTTTTAGATGATGCGCAAAAAGCGTCAATTTTAGCGGTTTCAGATTTAATAAAATCAGAAGTAAACGTAAAAGAGATTGAACTTTTAGACGATGCTTCAGATATTTTAGTGAAGCAAATTAAACCAAACTTTAAAACGTTAGGGCCAAAATTTGGTAAAGACATGAAGTTGGTAGCGAATGTTGTTCAAGGTTTTACGGCAGAAGATATTCAGAAGATAGAAAAAGACGAAAAAATTTCTTTAGAAATTAATGAAAAAATGATTACTTTAGAAGTCTCTGATGTAGTTATTACTTCTAAAGATATAGAAGGTTGGTTAGTCGCTAATTCAGACGGTATAACAGTAGCGTTAGATGTTACAATTTCTGATGATTTACGTAAAGAAGGTATAGCTAGAGAGCTAGTAAATAGAATTCAAAATGCACGTAAAGATTCAGGTTTAGAAGTAACAGATAAAATAAAATTAACCGTTTTAAATTTTGAAGACTTAGCAGAATCTGTATCTATTAATAAAGATTACATAATGAGCGAAACGCTTACCAATGAATTAGTTTTTGTGGATGCGTTGGAAAATGGTACGGAAATTGAGTTCGATACCATAAAAAGTAAAATATTAATACAAAAAATGTAG